A stretch of DNA from Candidatus Bathyarchaeia archaeon:
AAAAAATGTTGTCATGCCAATCAGTCCGGGCAAAACCTCTTTTAAGGGTATGTTTCGCCCTATGACGTAGGCTAAAGCCAAAAACAATGGAAAAACCAGACCAAAAATTATGACAGGCCCTTTTGAGTAGTAGATTTTGATGTTCTTTTTAGCTATGACGAAGGAGCGCCTAAACTGTTCTGGGAATTGGCTCATTGTTTGGCCTCCCTTCCCTTTACGAGTTTTAGGAAAACATCTTCAAGTGAAGGCATCATGGCGTTTAGGCTCAATATTTGTATATGCCTTCTCTTGGCGTAGTCCACCAGAAACTCAATAACTTCCGACGGGTTAGCTGTGTAAATGTGCAGTTTATTTCCAGCGGGCACAACCTTAACGATGTTTGGGTTTTCTAAAAACTCTTGTGGGCTTACTGGTTTGTTGAATGCCACCTCGATGTATTGAAGTTCCATGCTTTGAATTCTGAGGTTTTCCGGGGTGTCTATGGCTGCTATCTTTCCATGGTTTATTATGGCTATTCTGTGGCAGAGCTGGTTTGCCTCCTCCATATTGTGGGTTGAGAGGAAAACAGTTTTCCCATCCCTATTGTACTGGTTTACCTTTCCTCTGAGAAGCCTAGCACTTTCAACATCAAGCCCAGAGGTTGGCTCATCCAAAAACAGCACTTCTGGGTCGTTAACCAAAGCCATGCAAAGCAAGAGCTTCTGCTTCATCCCCTTTGAAAAGGCTCTGACAAGCTTGTCCTTAACTTCGTAAAGCCCAAATTCCTTCAGAAGTTTTGTAGCGTTTTCTCGGAGCCTCTGCGCTGGGATTCCGTAAAGCCTGCCTATCAAAACTAGGTTTTCCCATGCTGTAAGGTCTATGTAGGCGTTTGAAACTTCTGGGACAACACCTATGCTCTGTTTAACCTCTAGGGGATTCTTTAAGACGTTGAATCCGGCTACGAAGGCTTCCCCTTCATCCGGCCTTATAAGCCCTGTCAAGATTCTTATGGTTGTTGTTTTGCCAGCCCCGTTTGGGCCTAGAAAACCGAAAATTTCGCCCCTCCCAACTTCAAAGCTTATGTGGTCAACGGCTGTTACATCCTCGTAATGCTTTGTCAGGTTCCTAACTGCTATTGCGTTTTCCATGCACACGCGCCTTCCTTTTAGTGGGGTTCTTGTATGCCAAGCACAACCATGCGCTCCTTGCTTTTTATGCCTCTTGCCACGTTTGCTGGAGCTGAGACCATTTGGCCGCTGGACAATTCGGCTTTTTCATTGCCAACAGTGAAGGTTCCAGAGCCTTCAACAACATAGAAGCATACGTCGTAGGGTTCCGGCCTCGATGGAATCTCTTGCCCAGCGTCTAGGCAGACAAGCACAATGTTGTAGTTCCTCGTCTTTAACAAATCTTTTTTGACGCGCCGCCGCTTCTCCATAGTATCTAATAAACCCATATCCCGCGAATACTCCACAAGCTTTCTCAAATCTATTACGTCCATTTCGCTCATCTCATCACGCGGTTCAAACATGAAAAGGAGGGATCGTTATGGTTTAAACGTTTCAAAGCTTCTAAGCGTTTGCTAACATTCTCCAGCTTCTTCGTTAGGGCTTCTTTGTATTCTTCAAGCATTTTGATTTCTTCCTCAACATCCATTATGGCCATGGGAAGCCCGCATGGTGCATATGCTTATGCTCGTGGTGGTGATGTCCTTCCATTCCACAGCAACAACAGCATCTATACATTTGGCTTTCCACCTCCTTTCCCGGGTTTTTCAAAATTTTCATAATAGAAAGTCACAAGGTCTTCAAAGAGCCTCTTCCGCCTAACTATTGAAGTTAGCCCCATTTTTAGAGCCTCAACACCTTTGCCGGTTAGCTTATAAACTCGCCGATCTGGACCACCTTCAACCTTCTCCCATTGAGATTCTAGCAGGCCGCGTTCTTCCATCCGCCTTAAAAGCGTATACATGGAGCCCGGTTCCAACCTGTGGCATCCGCAACTTCTCTCTTCAATTTCCTCGAGCAGTTGATAGCCATGCATTGGCTTTTCATAAAGAACACGCATGATTAGGAATTGTATCCATCCCCTTTCTGGATACTCATGCCAACATCCACAGTGATGATGCCTTGATCCGTGCATAGCCTAAAATATAACATTGTTACATATATAGGTGTTATGCTTAGAAAATAATGGATCTAATTCTTGAATGTGAAGCTACTTCAGCTTAATGGGACTAATCATCTTTTCAATCTTAAACTTGAAGGCACCGCATTCTTTTGAGTTTAGCGGTGGGCAGTCTTGCAATGTTTTTTCGCCGTTTAGGAGTTTGGCTGCAAAGGCGAAGCAGCTTTGTTCTCCACACATTTTGCAGTTTGTCTTTGGGAGTAGCTCGTAAATCTTTATGGGTGTCAGCTCCTTTTTGGCTTGAATTATTTCTTGGTTTAGCTTTCCATGGGTTTTCAGGTATATAATGGCGCGGTTTATTAGTCGCTTGGCCTCTTCGACAAGTTGATTTGCCTCATTTCTGTCCTTGACATAGGTCATGCTGATTCTGCCGTTGGCGAAAATTGTTATCAAATGCTGTTGGTGCATGTAGCTTAATGCGCCGAGCTTTTCAGAGTATTTAGCGTTTGGAATAGCCAAATAGAGAATTGGCAAAACATCCTCCAATGGCTTGTCAGCCTGAGCCAAAAACTTAATTCGTTCAGGGTCAGCCGTACAAGGCGAAATCTCCTTAATCTCGATCTTTCTCACAATAACATCCGCAAAAAGGAGTTCGGCTAAATCCTCACTCATAATGGCTTACCTTCAACAGCCGTCCTATACGCCTTATAAACGCGCTTTTCTCTGACAGCTGGCATAGCCTTTTTTGACAAATATTCGAGGGATTCAACAATTTCATCTATAAGCTTAACTGGGATTCCCATGAACATGTGTTCGGGCGGTGTGTCTGTGGCTTCGCGGCATCCGTAACATCCAGGGCTTATGTTAACCTCGCCTGTAATATAGGGAACCACTGTCACGTCTACGCAGCAGCATTGGAAGATTGATGAGCTGAAATGGAGGCGCCCCCCTTCTTTGAAGTTTCTGGCTAGGCAAAGCCACATTACCTGTTCAGGAAGCCCTTCAACCACGACGATGTCCGGCGTTAAAATAAAATCTTTTAAGGGGCCGGCGGCTACTGCCTTTGCCTCTCCAAGTTTTATTCGAGGTATCATGCTCATCGTTTTTGCAGCAGCTTCCTTGGTCATGTAAAGTCCCAAGGAACAAAGCATTTCTCCACTTGCGATCTTCTCTGGCAAAGGCGCAAAGCCCAAGGCTGATTTAGCCGCTGGACAGGCTAAATCCTCAGCGGTCAACATTAGTGTTTGCCCTCTTCTAGCAAGCATGAGAAGTTGACAATATCTGGATTTCTGTGGTGGAGACTTTATGTTCGGTTTTTGCTCCTCTGTTTTAACTATTTTAACAGCTATCAGCGGCGATTCTAATCCTAGAATCTGCTCGATTTTTAGGCTAACGACTTTATTTTCCATTTCTTTAGGCCTCTAAATCATTTTGGCTTGCTATATTTTTGCTTCGTCGATTATTATTTTGGCTATTTTCTTGACATCTGCCTCGTAGATGTCAAGTGTGGGTACTTTTTGCAGGTATTTGGATATGTCAATTTCGTAGTCGATTCTTTTCCCAGCTTTCTCCAGGACTTTTGAGGCACAGCGGTTGCCACACCCGTTTATGACAATGTTCATTTTTGCTTTTTCTGCAATTTCCAAGTGCGGCTTTGAGCCTGCCGCAACGGCGGTTGTGCAGCACATTCTAGCCTTATCCATGTTTGTAAGCAGAACGCCTACCGCATGTCCTATTTGGCCGACGTTGGCTGCTCCGTCGCAAACCCAAACGACATTCTCGTGTTCGGCAACCTTATGGCAAAGTGGAAGAATCTTAGGTGCCGCGGCGTCTTTATACTCGTCGGCTATTTTTGGTGTTTGCATCACTTCTCGCCTGTTAAAAATTCAAGCGCTGGAGTGGCTGTTGCAAATATTGTTGACGCAACTGCGAACCTGGCGATGAGTAATGCTTCGGCGATTTCTCTGTCGCTAACCCCGCTTCTTTTAGCTATTTTTGCAAACATTTCGGTGCAGGTTTCGCTTCCATAAGCCGCTGCAGCTGCAACCATAATTAAATGCTTATATTTTTCAGGTATGCTGGGCAAACTCATAACAAATTTTCTCTCGTTCATTTGCCTCTCTAACCACTCAGGCCACACCTTGGCAAACAACACCTGGGGTTTCGGCTTTTCCCCAATCATTTCCTCCATTTTCTTCAGAATCTCTTCAACATCCATTTACACGCCTGCCTCCCTTAATGCTTCTTTAAAGGTTTCTTCGCTTGGGCAAACTCCTATTATGCGTATGTCCCTGTCGATGACTACGGCCGGACTCGCGTTTATGCCATACTCACCCAGTTTTGGATTCATTCCGCGGTAGATTTCAATTTCAATTTTGTCCTTGTACTCCTCTTTGATTTTCTCTACGAGTTTGAGGAGCAGTCTTCCGCCGGAGCATGGCGGTTCAGAAGTGAAAACTTCAACTTTTACCGGCATGTTCTATACCCCCATTTCTTTAAGCGCTGCTTCAATAGTTTGCATGCTTGGACAAACGCCCATAATCTTAATTTTTCCTTCGTTGAAGACTATGGCTGGCACCACTGTTAAGCCGTATTTCCCGAACTCTTCGCATGGTCCAATATGCTTTATAACTTCCACTCTGTCGCCATACTTCGCCTTAATCAAATCCGCATACTCCAAGAGTTTTAGGCAGCCCGCACATGGCGGTTCAGCCGTGAAAGTTTCAACCTTCACAACCATTTCGCGTTTCACCTTTCCCTAAACTATTTGCTCAACAGCATGCCTCACAAGTGCATCCACAAAGTTGGCGTCGACAGAATCAATAACCCTGAAAATGGCCGGATTAGTCACTGAGTAGAAACGCTTATTTCCTTCCCGTCTATCCTTAACGAGCCCGCATCTCTTCAGAATGGCTAGGTGCCTAGAAACCAGCGGCTGTGCTACCCCCACATGGGGGACGATTTCGCAGACGCATCGCTCGCCGCCGCGCAAGAACTCGAAAATCTTAAGCCTAACTGGGTCAGCAAGCGCGTTGAAGACCTTAGCCCTAAACTTGTCGAGGTTTTTCATTGTTGGGTGCATATTTAAAGAAAACTCTATGACAATATTTAAATATTGCTATATTCCTTCTCATTCTACAAGGTGAAAAGGGTATGAAAGAGGTCAAAGTAGAAGTTATTGGAACTGAGCCGCCTTGCATGCGTTGCCAAGCAGCTAGAAAAGCCGTGGAGAAGGCTGCGGAAAAACTGAAAGTAGCAGGCGTGACGGTGAACATTGAAAAAACCAACATAATGTCAAAAGAAACAGTTCAAAAATACGGCGTCCTAGTTTCGCCGGCCATAGCCATAAATAACATCGTTAAAATTATGGGACGGGTTCCAAATCCGGAAGAAGTTGAAAAACTGATAATGGAGGCAGCTAAATAGAAGGCGAAAAAGCATATGGAGGAAAAGACTAAAAGAGCTATCAGAGCTGGCGTAATCCTAGCCTTCATAATAATTGTCATAAGCCTATTAATCTACAGTCGCATAACGGCGTATTCGCTTGCGCCTCAGTCGAAACCCGTCGATTTGCGTGGGCTCCCCATATGGCAGATTCCCATAACCTACCTAATCGACTATTTTAGCCATGGAACGATTTGCTTACTCTTTGCGTTTACAGTTGCAGGCCTAATCTACGAGTTTGTGCCAAAAGAAGCGATCACAAATTACATGGGAAGCGGGAAAGTTGCAGGATATGGACTTGCCCTTGCAATGGCGCCGTTTCTGACAGTATGCTCATGCACGATGGTTCCACTCTTCGGCGGAGTCTTATACGCTGGCGCAGGAATCGGCCCAGCAATAGCCTTCCTTCTGATGGCGCCAGCAGCAAACATTCTGACAATTCTGCTTACCGGCGAGATGATTTCTTGGGAAGTTGCAGGCGTCCGCATCATAGCATCAGCAACAGTAGCCTTAGCTGCGGGCATAATAATTTCAAAGACACCGTGGGGCAAAGCCATCGAAAAAGAACATCAAATAGCCA
This window harbors:
- a CDS encoding ATP-binding cassette domain-containing protein, whose amino-acid sequence is MENAIAVRNLTKHYEDVTAVDHISFEVGRGEIFGFLGPNGAGKTTTIRILTGLIRPDEGEAFVAGFNVLKNPLEVKQSIGVVPEVSNAYIDLTAWENLVLIGRLYGIPAQRLRENATKLLKEFGLYEVKDKLVRAFSKGMKQKLLLCMALVNDPEVLFLDEPTSGLDVESARLLRGKVNQYNRDGKTVFLSTHNMEEANQLCHRIAIINHGKIAAIDTPENLRIQSMELQYIEVAFNKPVSPQEFLENPNIVKVVPAGNKLHIYTANPSEVIEFLVDYAKRRHIQILSLNAMMPSLEDVFLKLVKGREAKQ
- a CDS encoding cupin domain-containing protein codes for the protein MFEPRDEMSEMDVIDLRKLVEYSRDMGLLDTMEKRRRVKKDLLKTRNYNIVLVCLDAGQEIPSRPEPYDVCFYVVEGSGTFTVGNEKAELSSGQMVSAPANVARGIKSKERMVVLGIQEPH
- a CDS encoding PadR family transcriptional regulator, whose product is MHGSRHHHCGCWHEYPERGWIQFLIMRVLYEKPMHGYQLLEEIEERSCGCHRLEPGSMYTLLRRMEERGLLESQWEKVEGGPDRRVYKLTGKGVEALKMGLTSIVRRKRLFEDLVTFYYENFEKPGKGGGKPNV
- a CDS encoding (Fe-S)-binding protein, translating into MSEDLAELLFADVIVRKIEIKEISPCTADPERIKFLAQADKPLEDVLPILYLAIPNAKYSEKLGALSYMHQQHLITIFANGRISMTYVKDRNEANQLVEEAKRLINRAIIYLKTHGKLNQEIIQAKKELTPIKIYELLPKTNCKMCGEQSCFAFAAKLLNGEKTLQDCPPLNSKECGAFKFKIEKMISPIKLK
- a CDS encoding DUF169 domain-containing protein; translated protein: MENKVVSLKIEQILGLESPLIAVKIVKTEEQKPNIKSPPQKSRYCQLLMLARRGQTLMLTAEDLACPAAKSALGFAPLPEKIASGEMLCSLGLYMTKEAAAKTMSMIPRIKLGEAKAVAAGPLKDFILTPDIVVVEGLPEQVMWLCLARNFKEGGRLHFSSSIFQCCCVDVTVVPYITGEVNISPGCYGCREATDTPPEHMFMGIPVKLIDEIVESLEYLSKKAMPAVREKRVYKAYRTAVEGKPL
- a CDS encoding putative zinc-binding protein, which gives rise to MQTPKIADEYKDAAAPKILPLCHKVAEHENVVWVCDGAANVGQIGHAVGVLLTNMDKARMCCTTAVAAGSKPHLEIAEKAKMNIVINGCGNRCASKVLEKAGKRIDYEIDISKYLQKVPTLDIYEADVKKIAKIIIDEAKI
- a CDS encoding carboxymuconolactone decarboxylase family protein yields the protein MDVEEILKKMEEMIGEKPKPQVLFAKVWPEWLERQMNERKFVMSLPSIPEKYKHLIMVAAAAAYGSETCTEMFAKIAKRSGVSDREIAEALLIARFAVASTIFATATPALEFLTGEK
- a CDS encoding thioredoxin family protein, with product MPVKVEVFTSEPPCSGGRLLLKLVEKIKEEYKDKIEIEIYRGMNPKLGEYGINASPAVVIDRDIRIIGVCPSEETFKEALREAGV
- a CDS encoding thioredoxin family protein, translated to MVVKVETFTAEPPCAGCLKLLEYADLIKAKYGDRVEVIKHIGPCEEFGKYGLTVVPAIVFNEGKIKIMGVCPSMQTIEAALKEMGV
- a CDS encoding metalloregulator ArsR/SmtB family transcription factor produces the protein MHPTMKNLDKFRAKVFNALADPVRLKIFEFLRGGERCVCEIVPHVGVAQPLVSRHLAILKRCGLVKDRREGNKRFYSVTNPAIFRVIDSVDANFVDALVRHAVEQIV
- a CDS encoding thioredoxin family protein, which produces MKEVKVEVIGTEPPCMRCQAARKAVEKAAEKLKVAGVTVNIEKTNIMSKETVQKYGVLVSPAIAINNIVKIMGRVPNPEEVEKLIMEAAK
- a CDS encoding permease → MEEKTKRAIRAGVILAFIIIVISLLIYSRITAYSLAPQSKPVDLRGLPIWQIPITYLIDYFSHGTICLLFAFTVAGLIYEFVPKEAITNYMGSGKVAGYGLALAMAPFLTVCSCTMVPLFGGVLYAGAGIGPAIAFLLMAPAANILTILLTGEMISWEVAGVRIIASATVALAAGIIISKTPWGKAIEKEHQIASTASASAKVEIVKPPLDERLWASLKFAGYLAKQILPFFILGLIAVSYVEAFLPEDIVGTYLTGVTGILIASVVGGPLYTPTLVEVVLGKAMWDLGMSKGALLSWLMGQPYDVANALAVSRIAKWKVVLTYMFIAWAGSVTFGLIYGILSGSL